The following proteins are co-located in the Helicobacter sp. 'house sparrow 1' genome:
- a CDS encoding TonB-dependent receptor yields MSGYKGVFFLSLFALACAQEEQKELDAIVETSNRMPTLITEAPGNISTVDQKQIRLQASKQMSDVIGKVAGVRIDKEIGYNGRPQVFMRGIPYGTILMLDGVILNDLEGEIRILQSISPYDIDRVEIVRGAFSSLYGTGGVGGVINFITKMPTKLEGQATIGYGNEIVKNGAEKNLIKGYISLGNVFLENRLRVRASYAFTTSEGAYRVPATAKLPSGATANATLTDGTALQNGMMVGWIGRTAYLTQDARVKLEYDWNDADTTSFTFNVSTISENQHDPISYLKNSSNGTIFGYETTLNQSSDGAKTTGYYNPFIGTGWGGFRQEYNIVGSLSHKHYFNDTSFLNVVLASVNLINYWNDGCNGANCTDKVSGQDAITQGHQSYVFGGRGSSSDNFASSNYLDIVYSNQMNEKHSIVSGFQARIMTSINERNYVSDFAAQQFWKYYDGTYARDTSAAYTLAAFANWQAKWNQYLSTNLGLRLDYWKNFNMSTFDHTAIDPSLQKFDSTNKFFPSPKFAINYNPWKYTTLKGSIGIAFRAPNTRQMFAHSHDGDYQISNPTLSPEYGLQFDIGIEQRNPYGGIVKVYYYQTEMYNAIYKSGAGTQDDPFVNRNGGRSRFNGVEIELEQKIYKALSLSANYTYTRAILLKDPQNPEFNGNQLASIPRHMGGLSLNYGEDQGFYGSLQMRAQSGAFTSIKNIPPKLAFNNVTERVIFNLKLGYEFKNKNYISLSFLNFTNEKYYDYYRGPGASFFVEFGGKFF; encoded by the coding sequence ATGAGTGGATATAAGGGAGTGTTTTTTTTATCTCTTTTTGCTCTTGCTTGTGCACAAGAAGAGCAAAAAGAGTTGGATGCAATTGTAGAAACCTCAAATAGAATGCCCACGCTAATTACAGAGGCACCTGGTAACATTAGTACAGTAGATCAAAAGCAAATTAGACTACAAGCTTCCAAGCAAATGAGTGATGTGATTGGAAAAGTAGCTGGTGTTAGAATAGATAAAGAGATTGGTTATAACGGACGCCCTCAAGTCTTTATGCGAGGAATTCCTTATGGAACAATTCTTATGTTGGATGGTGTAATTTTAAATGATTTAGAAGGCGAGATAAGAATCTTGCAATCTATCAGTCCTTATGATATTGATAGGGTAGAAATTGTAAGAGGGGCTTTTTCAAGTTTATATGGAACCGGAGGTGTTGGAGGTGTAATTAATTTTATTACCAAGATGCCAACAAAACTTGAAGGTCAAGCCACTATTGGATATGGCAATGAAATTGTCAAAAATGGTGCGGAGAAAAATCTAATTAAGGGATATATTAGCCTAGGTAATGTATTTTTGGAAAATCGCTTAAGAGTTAGAGCAAGTTATGCTTTTACTACTTCAGAAGGTGCTTACAGAGTTCCTGCCACTGCAAAACTACCTTCTGGTGCCACTGCAAATGCTACATTGACTGATGGAACTGCATTGCAAAATGGTATGATGGTAGGATGGATTGGAAGAACAGCTTATCTTACACAAGATGCTAGAGTAAAACTAGAATATGATTGGAATGATGCTGATACCACAAGCTTTACTTTTAATGTCTCTACAATTTCAGAAAATCAACATGATCCCATCTCTTATCTTAAAAATTCTTCTAATGGAACAATATTTGGATATGAGACAACTTTAAATCAATCTTCAGATGGGGCAAAAACTACTGGTTATTATAATCCTTTCATTGGAACTGGCTGGGGAGGATTTAGACAAGAATATAATATTGTAGGTTCTCTTTCTCACAAACATTATTTTAATGATACATCTTTCTTAAATGTTGTATTGGCAAGTGTTAATCTAATTAATTATTGGAATGATGGTTGTAATGGAGCAAATTGTACAGACAAGGTATCAGGTCAAGATGCTATAACTCAAGGACATCAATCTTATGTATTTGGGGGCAGGGGAAGTAGTTCAGATAATTTTGCTTCAAGCAATTATTTAGACATTGTCTATTCTAATCAAATGAATGAAAAACATTCCATTGTAAGTGGTTTTCAAGCAAGAATAATGACCTCCATCAATGAAAGAAATTATGTGAGTGATTTTGCCGCACAACAATTTTGGAAATATTATGATGGGACTTATGCTAGGGACACAAGTGCAGCTTACACTCTAGCAGCCTTTGCAAATTGGCAAGCAAAATGGAATCAATATCTCTCTACAAATTTGGGTTTAAGATTGGATTATTGGAAAAATTTTAATATGAGTACTTTTGATCATACCGCAATTGACCCGAGCTTACAAAAATTTGATAGCACAAATAAATTTTTTCCATCACCAAAATTTGCAATCAATTACAACCCTTGGAAATATACAACTCTAAAAGGTTCAATTGGTATAGCTTTTAGAGCACCTAATACAAGGCAAATGTTTGCACATTCTCACGATGGCGATTACCAAATTTCAAATCCCACACTTTCTCCAGAATATGGTTTGCAGTTTGATATAGGGATTGAGCAAAGAAATCCTTATGGAGGCATAGTAAAAGTTTATTACTATCAAACTGAAATGTATAATGCAATTTATAAGAGTGGGGCAGGAACACAAGATGATCCTTTTGTAAATAGAAATGGTGGTCGAAGTAGATTTAATGGTGTGGAAATTGAGTTAGAACAAAAAATTTATAAGGCTCTATCTTTAAGCGCCAATTATACATATACAAGAGCAATTTTACTAAAAGATCCTCAAAATCCGGAATTTAATGGAAATCAGCTTGCTTCAATTCCTAGACATATGGGAGGACTTTCTTTAAACTATGGTGAAGATCAAGGATTTTATGGTAGTTTGCAGATGAGAGCTCAAAGTGGTGCTTTTACAAGTATCAAAAACATACCTCCAAAACTTGCATTTAATAATGTTACAGAAAGGGTTATTTTTAATCTCAAATTAGGGTATGAATTTAAAAATAAAAATTATATTTCACTAAGTTTTTTAAACTTTACAAATGAAAAATATTATGATTACTATCGTGGTCCTGGAGCTAGTTTTTTTGTTGAGTTTGGTGGCAAATTCTTTTAA
- a CDS encoding ABC transporter substrate-binding protein: MQRLILFFGTILFCFGVEYEDFFGKHYLEKVPQRVVYLSTYIEMPAMLEIWDKVVGISSYAFDDDIVKQTAPLDKIQKFPTDHYAGIDIEKLKKMQVDLVITYPADLKSIEFAKKFGINFFAAKSKKIDEVLRDIQIQAKIFNKQEGMQVKISKMKEILELIEKRVPKQKKKKAIEIFHKINQVSGKESLDSDILSKGGVDNVGERYIKQGRGEINLENLIVENPDIIFLWWLSPYEVKDILSNPQLQTLKAVKNKQVFKLPAMDIAGPRIPLIALYIAMKSYPEMFLDIKYEDILQEYYKVIF; encoded by the coding sequence ATGCAAAGACTTATATTATTTTTTGGAACTATTTTATTTTGTTTTGGTGTTGAATATGAAGATTTTTTTGGAAAACACTATTTGGAAAAGGTCCCACAAAGGGTTGTTTATCTTAGTACCTATATTGAAATGCCTGCAATGCTTGAAATTTGGGATAAGGTTGTAGGAATTTCTAGCTATGCCTTTGATGATGATATAGTAAAACAGACTGCTCCACTTGATAAAATCCAAAAATTTCCAACAGATCATTATGCAGGAATTGATATTGAAAAATTAAAAAAAATGCAAGTGGATTTAGTAATTACCTATCCTGCTGACCTTAAATCAATTGAATTTGCAAAGAAGTTTGGTATTAACTTTTTTGCTGCAAAAAGCAAGAAGATTGATGAAGTTTTAAGAGATATACAAATTCAAGCAAAAATTTTTAATAAACAAGAAGGGATGCAAGTAAAGATTTCTAAAATGAAAGAAATTCTTGAATTGATTGAAAAAAGAGTTCCAAAACAAAAAAAGAAAAAAGCCATTGAGATTTTTCATAAAATCAATCAAGTCAGCGGAAAAGAAAGTTTAGATTCTGATATTTTATCAAAAGGTGGGGTAGATAATGTTGGAGAAAGGTATATCAAGCAAGGAAGAGGAGAAATAAATCTGGAAAATCTTATTGTAGAAAATCCTGATATCATCTTTTTATGGTGGCTAAGCCCCTATGAAGTAAAAGATATTTTAAGCAATCCTCAATTACAAACACTCAAAGCTGTGAAAAATAAACAGGTTTTTAAATTACCAGCAATGGATATAGCTGGACCAAGAATACCTCTAATTGCTCTATATATCGCTATGAAAAGCTATCCAGAGATGTTTTTAGATATAAAATATGAAGATATTTTACAGGAGTATTATAAAGTTATTTTTTAG
- a CDS encoding glycosyltransferase family 2 protein, whose amino-acid sequence MQLNPPSPINVSIIIPIFNVEKYLRKCLDSVILQTFKNLDIILVNDGSTDRSLEIAKEYLQKDSRIFLINKPNGGLSSARNMGIEFIKTLTLREVIEKKFTIDKKVFSRKKAFSFNEELVEIQSSFIKAHFNLVSPRFVETDLIDSSSFILQEMPQNCYIHFLDSDDSFELDCIYNCIKPLLQEKYDVIWHNFNYVAESTGSSFPERCLIDPLDTKIWDNGKEYFSQAKSRYTPWVWKGMFLAKRLDFYTLRFQYGIDYEDCDFGTILLLFSQKIYFKNFIGVNYLVRASSLSHFSKKEEFPKRMPIYLEELRGNFESYFNLKVYYSAYSYTKIIETFFNLMKLPNIDQDQKAILLQQIKEFFVLAIQYFYIFYPKHTKKFFNNDPKNIKTLFKKIKTIRRLALFFPIYVFIAFTRCFKDSLIRKVKKTLELLPKK is encoded by the coding sequence ATGCAACTAAATCCACCCTCCCCTATTAATGTTTCAATTATTATTCCAATCTTCAATGTAGAAAAATATCTTCGAAAATGTCTTGATAGCGTAATTTTACAGACTTTTAAAAATCTAGATATTATCCTTGTAAATGATGGAAGTACAGATAGAAGCTTGGAAATAGCCAAAGAGTATCTACAAAAAGATTCAAGAATCTTTCTCATTAATAAACCAAATGGCGGATTGTCTAGTGCTAGAAATATGGGTATAGAGTTTATTAAAACATTAACATTAAGAGAAGTTATAGAAAAAAAATTTACTATAGACAAAAAAGTGTTTTCACGGAAGAAAGCTTTTAGTTTTAATGAGGAGCTTGTAGAAATTCAATCATCTTTTATAAAAGCACATTTTAATTTAGTAAGTCCGCGATTTGTTGAAACTGATTTGATTGACAGCTCTTCTTTTATTTTGCAAGAGATGCCACAAAATTGTTATATCCATTTTTTAGATAGTGATGATAGTTTTGAGCTAGATTGTATTTATAATTGCATCAAGCCCTTATTGCAAGAAAAATATGATGTTATATGGCATAACTTTAATTATGTTGCAGAATCTACAGGTTCAAGTTTTCCAGAAAGGTGTCTGATAGATCCGCTAGATACTAAAATTTGGGACAATGGTAAAGAATATTTTTCTCAAGCAAAAAGTAGATATACGCCTTGGGTATGGAAGGGGATGTTTTTGGCTAAGAGATTGGATTTTTATACCTTGAGATTTCAATATGGCATTGATTATGAAGATTGCGATTTTGGGACAATCTTACTTCTTTTTAGTCAAAAAATTTATTTTAAAAATTTTATTGGAGTTAATTATTTAGTGAGGGCATCTTCTTTATCTCACTTCTCAAAAAAAGAAGAATTTCCAAAAAGAATGCCAATTTATTTAGAGGAACTAAGAGGTAATTTTGAGAGTTATTTTAACTTGAAAGTCTATTATAGTGCCTATTCTTATACAAAAATTATTGAAACTTTTTTTAATTTAATGAAGCTTCCAAATATAGATCAAGATCAAAAGGCAATTTTACTACAGCAAATCAAAGAATTTTTTGTCCTTGCAATCCAATACTTTTATATTTTTTATCCAAAACATACTAAAAAGTTCTTTAATAATGATCCAAAAAATATAAAGACCCTCTTTAAGAAGATAAAGACTATTAGAAGGTTGGCCTTATTTTTTCCAATTTATGTATTTATAGCTTTCACTCGTTGCTTTAAAGACTCTCTAATCAGAAAGGTTAAAAAAACATTGGAGCTATTACCTAAAAAATAA
- the ureA gene encoding urease subunit alpha — MRLTPREMDKMMLHYAGELAKKRKERGIKLNYVEAVAMISMEIMELAREGKKSVAELMSYGKQILKADDVMDGVASMIHEVQVEVSFTDGTKLVTVHSPIEDNGKFTPGEYILKDEDILLNKSKESIELKVVNNGDRPIQVGSHFHFFETNKLLSFDREKAYGKRLDIASGTSVRFEPGESKTVRLIDFGGNQRIYGFNDLNNGQINEDNKARALKRAQEKGFIK; from the coding sequence ATGAGACTCACCCCAAGAGAAATGGACAAGATGATGCTTCATTATGCTGGCGAATTAGCCAAAAAGCGTAAAGAAAGAGGAATCAAGCTGAACTATGTCGAAGCGGTTGCCATGATTAGTATGGAAATAATGGAGTTGGCAAGAGAAGGCAAGAAGAGTGTTGCTGAGTTAATGAGTTATGGCAAACAGATATTAAAAGCGGATGATGTAATGGATGGAGTTGCAAGTATGATTCATGAAGTACAAGTGGAAGTGAGTTTTACAGATGGAACAAAACTTGTTACAGTTCACAGCCCTATTGAAGATAATGGAAAATTTACCCCAGGGGAATATATTTTAAAAGATGAAGATATTCTTTTAAACAAATCAAAAGAATCCATAGAATTAAAGGTTGTTAATAATGGTGATAGACCCATACAAGTTGGATCGCATTTTCATTTTTTTGAAACCAATAAATTATTGAGTTTTGATAGAGAAAAAGCTTATGGAAAGCGCCTAGATATTGCATCTGGAACATCTGTAAGATTTGAACCTGGTGAAAGCAAAACAGTAAGATTAATTGATTTTGGTGGAAATCAAAGAATCTATGGTTTTAATGATTTAAATAATGGTCAAATCAATGAGGATAACAAGGCAAGGGCATTAAAGAGAGCGCAAGAAAAAGGCTTTATAAAGTAA
- the ureB gene encoding urease subunit beta, translating into MVKISRKEYASMYGPTVGDKVRLGDTELFAEIEKDYTVYGEEIKFGGGKTIRDGMAQSVSSNGEELDAVITNAMVIDYTGIYKADIGIKDGKIAGIGKAGNKDTQDGVDNNLIVGTGTEAIAGEGMIVTAGGIDTHIHFISPTQIPTALYSGITTMIGGGTGPAAGTFATTCTPGKWNMKQMLRATEEYAMNIGLFGKGNSSNEEALSEQIKMGALGLKVHEDWGSTPAAINHSLNVAEKYDIQVAIHTDTLNEAGCVEDTLKAIGGRTIHTFHTEGAGGGHAPDIIRAAGEANILPASTNPTIPFTKNTADEHLDMLMVCHHLDKNIKEDVAFADSRIRPETIAAEDALHDMGIFSITSSDSQAMGRVGEVITRTWQTADKCKKEFGRLEEEQGDNDNFRIKRFISKYTINPAIAHGISEYVGSIEVGKIADLILWKPSMFGVKPDVIIKGGMIVASKMGDANASIPTPEPVVYTDMFGAQGGAKYDCAVTFVSKVAFDANIKEQVGLNRNVLPVKNCRNITKKDMKFNDVITDIFVDPETYEVKVNGKKVTSKFVDKVALGQLYNLF; encoded by the coding sequence ATGGTAAAAATTTCAAGAAAAGAATATGCATCAATGTATGGGCCCACTGTGGGTGATAAAGTAAGATTGGGAGATACCGAACTTTTTGCAGAAATTGAAAAAGACTATACAGTATATGGAGAAGAAATTAAGTTTGGTGGTGGTAAGACAATTCGGGATGGAATGGCACAAAGTGTAAGTAGTAATGGAGAAGAGCTTGATGCGGTTATTACAAATGCTATGGTGATTGATTATACAGGTATTTATAAAGCAGACATTGGTATAAAAGATGGAAAAATTGCTGGTATTGGTAAAGCTGGAAATAAAGACACTCAAGATGGTGTAGATAATAATCTTATCGTAGGAACAGGAACAGAGGCAATTGCAGGGGAAGGAATGATTGTCACTGCGGGTGGAATTGATACACATATTCATTTTATTTCTCCTACACAAATTCCAACGGCTCTTTATAGTGGAATTACCACAATGATTGGTGGAGGAACAGGTCCTGCAGCAGGAACATTTGCCACAACTTGTACTCCTGGAAAATGGAATATGAAGCAAATGTTGCGTGCTACAGAAGAATATGCTATGAATATTGGACTTTTTGGAAAAGGAAATAGTTCAAATGAAGAAGCATTGAGCGAGCAGATTAAAATGGGTGCTTTAGGACTTAAAGTGCATGAGGATTGGGGTTCTACTCCTGCAGCAATTAATCATTCCTTAAATGTAGCAGAAAAATATGATATTCAAGTAGCAATACACACAGATACTTTAAATGAAGCAGGTTGTGTTGAAGATACGCTTAAGGCAATTGGAGGAAGAACTATTCACACATTTCATACAGAAGGAGCTGGTGGAGGTCATGCCCCAGATATTATTAGAGCAGCAGGTGAGGCAAACATATTACCAGCATCTACAAATCCCACTATTCCTTTTACAAAAAATACTGCAGATGAACATTTGGATATGTTGATGGTATGCCATCACTTAGATAAAAATATCAAAGAAGATGTAGCTTTTGCAGATAGTAGAATTAGACCAGAAACAATTGCTGCAGAAGATGCGCTTCATGATATGGGAATCTTCTCAATTACAAGTTCAGATTCTCAAGCAATGGGAAGAGTAGGAGAAGTTATCACAAGAACTTGGCAAACAGCAGATAAGTGTAAAAAAGAATTTGGTAGATTAGAAGAAGAACAAGGAGATAATGATAATTTTAGAATTAAAAGATTTATTTCAAAATACACAATCAATCCTGCCATAGCTCATGGAATCTCAGAATATGTAGGTTCAATTGAAGTTGGAAAAATTGCAGATTTAATTCTTTGGAAACCAAGTATGTTTGGGGTAAAACCTGATGTAATTATTAAGGGGGGAATGATTGTAGCTTCTAAAATGGGTGATGCAAATGCCTCAATTCCAACTCCAGAACCAGTAGTTTATACAGATATGTTTGGTGCTCAAGGTGGTGCTAAATATGATTGTGCTGTGACTTTTGTTTCAAAAGTAGCTTTTGATGCAAATATTAAAGAGCAAGTAGGACTAAATAGGAATGTCTTGCCTGTGAAAAATTGCAGAAATATTACAAAGAAAGATATGAAATTTAATGATGTGATTACAGATATATTTGTAGATCCTGAGACTTATGAAGTAAAAGTCAATGGAAAGAAGGTTACTTCTAAATTTGTGGATAAAGTAGCCTTAGGACAACTTTACAACTTGTTTTAG
- a CDS encoding AmiS/UreI family transporter encodes MLGIVLMYVAIVLINNGICRISNIDGKTVSVMNIFVGLLSVIANIVVIVHGDFGDGGKNDFYAAATGLLFGFTYLFVACNNLFKLDGRAFGWYSLFVAINSIPAAYLSYAEGTAEGIAFAYIWIAWGVLWFTGWVEAVLKKELKFVPYLAIAEGIFTAWIPSWLILTGYWN; translated from the coding sequence ATGTTAGGTATTGTGTTGATGTATGTTGCCATTGTTTTAATTAACAATGGTATTTGTCGTATTTCAAACATTGATGGTAAGACTGTGTCTGTGATGAATATTTTTGTCGGTTTATTATCAGTGATTGCAAATATTGTAGTGATTGTTCATGGGGATTTTGGAGATGGTGGAAAGAATGATTTTTATGCCGCTGCTACAGGTCTTCTTTTTGGTTTTACTTATCTTTTTGTTGCCTGCAACAACCTCTTTAAACTTGATGGTAGGGCTTTTGGCTGGTATAGTCTTTTTGTTGCAATTAATTCCATACCAGCAGCATATCTAAGCTATGCTGAAGGCACCGCAGAAGGTATTGCATTTGCATATATTTGGATTGCTTGGGGTGTATTGTGGTTTACAGGTTGGGTAGAAGCTGTCTTAAAAAAAGAATTAAAGTTTGTTCCTTATTTAGCAATTGCTGAGGGAATCTTTACAGCTTGGATTCCTTCTTGGTTAATCCTAACAGGATATTGGAACTAA
- the ureE gene encoding urease accessory protein UreE produces MLIERILGNIKEQKDTKKVSIDIVWIEWYETRKKIARLRTSQGREIAMRLTDIPKSGINDGDILYRDEDFMIIISIRPVKVLYIFLQDVVDVAKVTYEIGNRHMPLFFGDNPMELQTPLEFPLQVLLDKLAIQYSIKESVLDSKNRLNVSMPHSEIKSKLELSKNFEVKITKKA; encoded by the coding sequence ATGCTTATAGAACGCATCCTAGGAAATATAAAAGAACAAAAGGATACAAAAAAAGTATCTATTGATATTGTTTGGATTGAATGGTATGAGACAAGAAAAAAGATTGCAAGACTGAGGACATCGCAGGGTCGAGAAATTGCAATGAGACTTACTGATATCCCAAAAAGTGGTATAAATGATGGAGATATACTTTATAGAGATGAAGATTTTATGATTATTATTTCTATAAGACCAGTCAAAGTGCTTTATATTTTTTTACAAGATGTTGTTGATGTTGCAAAAGTTACTTATGAAATAGGCAATCGTCATATGCCACTATTTTTTGGAGACAATCCAATGGAGTTGCAAACCCCATTGGAGTTTCCTCTGCAAGTTTTATTGGATAAATTAGCAATACAATATAGCATTAAGGAATCAGTATTGGATTCTAAAAATAGGCTAAATGTTAGTATGCCTCATTCTGAGATTAAAAGTAAATTAGAACTTAGTAAAAATTTTGAGGTCAAAATAACAAAAAAGGCATAA
- a CDS encoding urease accessory protein UreF, whose amino-acid sequence MDFLLLQINDSLFPIGSYTQSFGLESYIQLGYVKNKEDALEYLKSNLNSQMLYTDLLAIKLIYNANKDLNKILKIEEYMNAATSPMELREGYIKLGSRFIKTIQSMPLESNTFFLEYIKSTLYPFHATAYGSFCVSYDMDMEVAIKHYLYAQTSGIVTNCVKTIPLSQNDGQAILTLMHQEFNKVYEKLKTLDHNLFCNASIHNDIKAMQHERLYSRLYMS is encoded by the coding sequence ATGGATTTTTTATTACTACAGATTAATGATTCTTTATTTCCCATAGGAAGCTATACGCAATCTTTTGGCTTAGAAAGTTATATTCAGTTGGGTTATGTAAAAAACAAAGAAGATGCTCTAGAATATTTAAAATCAAATCTAAATTCACAAATGCTTTATACAGATTTATTGGCAATTAAACTTATTTATAATGCTAATAAGGATCTTAATAAGATTTTAAAGATTGAAGAATATATGAATGCTGCTACCTCTCCAATGGAATTGCGAGAGGGTTATATAAAGTTAGGTTCAAGATTTATTAAAACTATTCAGTCTATGCCCTTAGAATCTAATACTTTCTTTTTGGAGTATATAAAATCTACTTTATATCCTTTTCATGCTACTGCTTATGGAAGTTTTTGTGTTTCTTATGATATGGATATGGAAGTTGCAATCAAGCATTATTTGTATGCACAGACTTCAGGTATTGTCACAAATTGCGTAAAAACAATTCCTTTATCACAAAATGATGGGCAGGCAATACTAACTTTAATGCATCAAGAATTCAATAAAGTGTATGAAAAACTCAAAACACTTGATCATAATTTATTTTGTAATGCAAGTATCCATAATGATATCAAGGCAATGCAACACGAAAGACTTTATTCAAGATTATATATGTCATAA
- the ureG gene encoding urease accessory protein UreG produces MVKIGICGPVGSGKTALIECLTRLMSKDYSMGVITNDIYTKEDAEFMSKNSVMPRDRIIGVETGGCPHTAIREDASMNLEAVEEMMRRFPDLEILLIESGGDNLSATFSPELADFSIFVIDVAEGDKIPRKGGPGITRSDLLVINKIDLAPYVGADLGVMERDSLKMRGEKPFIFTNIREKQGIDEIIAWIKKYALLEGF; encoded by the coding sequence ATGGTAAAAATTGGTATTTGTGGTCCTGTTGGTAGTGGTAAAACAGCCCTTATTGAATGCTTAACAAGATTAATGAGCAAGGATTATTCTATGGGGGTGATTACAAATGATATTTATACAAAAGAAGATGCAGAGTTTATGAGTAAGAACTCTGTAATGCCAAGAGATAGAATTATTGGGGTAGAAACTGGAGGATGCCCACATACAGCTATTAGAGAAGATGCGTCAATGAATTTAGAGGCTGTAGAGGAGATGATGCGTAGATTCCCCGACCTTGAAATATTATTAATAGAGAGTGGTGGTGATAATCTTTCTGCTACCTTTAGTCCGGAATTGGCAGATTTTAGTATTTTTGTTATTGATGTAGCAGAAGGAGATAAAATACCTAGAAAAGGTGGTCCTGGTATTACAAGATCAGACTTACTTGTTATTAATAAAATTGACTTAGCTCCCTATGTTGGTGCTGATTTAGGGGTAATGGAGAGAGATTCTTTAAAAATGAGAGGAGAAAAACCCTTTATTTTTACAAATATTAGAGAAAAGCAAGGTATAGATGAGATTATTGCTTGGATTAAAAAATATGCTCTTTTAGAGGGGTTTTAA
- a CDS encoding urease accessory protein UreD yields the protein MSNYTQESILELTTKLGVGGKSVIEHVFFTPPLKIINPIYEEDVANIMLLSVSAGLMKDDKQRIDIKIGAGSQIKLTSQSYEKIHNTLDGKASRKSKIILEDEAYLNYTPLPTIPFKNSDFENATSIFLQENSTLHYGEIFCAGRVSRGEIFEFKNFISRCHIYCNEKLLFFDNMSLNPRETKLTSVCMFNKFTHYLNLIIWDKNQDIDLLYEKLKDTKINAGITKNANGVIVIRALDYESERLLDLKSYLGF from the coding sequence ATGAGCAATTATACTCAAGAAAGTATTTTGGAATTAACAACAAAGCTTGGAGTTGGAGGAAAAAGTGTAATTGAACATGTTTTTTTTACTCCACCTTTAAAAATTATTAATCCTATTTATGAAGAAGATGTTGCAAACATTATGCTTTTATCAGTTTCTGCTGGTTTGATGAAAGATGACAAGCAAAGAATTGATATAAAAATAGGGGCGGGAAGTCAAATCAAACTTACTTCTCAAAGTTATGAGAAGATACATAATACTTTAGATGGAAAAGCTAGTAGGAAATCAAAAATTATTCTAGAAGATGAAGCGTATTTAAATTATACGCCGCTGCCTACAATCCCCTTCAAAAACTCAGATTTTGAAAATGCAACAAGTATTTTTTTGCAAGAAAATTCAACACTCCATTATGGTGAGATTTTTTGTGCAGGAAGGGTAAGTAGAGGAGAGATTTTTGAGTTTAAAAATTTTATTTCAAGGTGCCATATCTATTGTAATGAAAAGTTACTTTTTTTTGACAATATGTCCTTAAATCCTAGAGAAACGAAATTAACCAGTGTGTGTATGTTTAATAAATTCACTCATTATTTAAATTTAATCATCTGGGACAAGAATCAGGATATAGACTTGCTTTATGAAAAGTTAAAAGACACCAAGATAAATGCAGGAATTACTAAGAATGCAAATGGTGTCATTGTGATTAGAGCATTGGATTATGAGAGCGAAAGATTATTAGATCTAAAATCTTATCTAGGGTTTTAA